The Horticoccus luteus DNA window GCGGCGGCACGGCGGGCGGCGAATTGGTTTACGCGGGGCCGCGGGAGGGGATCGAAGCCGCGGAGCGTTCGCTGACGGGCCGGGCGCTGGCGCAGTGGCAGGAGCGCCGCAGGCGTAAGTGACCCGCGCTCACACTCTGGATTTGCGTCGCGATTTGCAGGAGACCCCGAGCAGAAATCCGAGCAACACGCCAAGACCTCCGCAGATCGCGATCAGGAGCGCCTGCGAAAGCTGCCCGGACCAGCCGAAAAACGTGACCGTCAACACGGTGGTGTTTTGCAGGCCGAAAATGCCGAGCACGAGAAGAAGCAGGAGGGAGAGGATGACGCGCCAGTTCATGGCTGGACGTTATCTCCGACATTTGGCTGCGGCAACCTCACTGTGGTCCGAGTTTCCGAGGTAACGGTGGACGGACCTG harbors:
- a CDS encoding lipopolysaccharide assembly protein LapA domain-containing protein, encoding MNWRVILSLLLLLVLGIFGLQNTTVLTVTFFGWSGQLSQALLIAICGGLGVLLGFLLGVSCKSRRKSRV